The following are encoded in a window of Choloepus didactylus isolate mChoDid1 chromosome 17, mChoDid1.pri, whole genome shotgun sequence genomic DNA:
- the PIGF gene encoding phosphatidylinositol-glycan biosynthesis class F protein isoform X2, producing MKDTDIKRLLYANLLCIFSIILSIFIPSIFLDNFSILETHLTWLCICSVFVTAINLVLYLVVKPNASSKRNSLTHKVSRFLKCCIYFLMSCFSFHVIFVLYGAPVIELVLETFLFAVLLSAFTSVPCLCLLGPNIKAWLRVFSRNGVTSIWEKSLQITTISSFVGAWLGAFPIPLDWERPWQFE from the exons ATGAAAGATACAGATATCAAGAGACTTTTGTATGCCAATCTTTTGTGCATATTTTCAATTATCTTGAGCATCTTCATTCCATCAATCTTCTTGGATAACTTCTCAATATTGGAAACACACTTGACATGGTTGTgcatctgttctgtttttgtaaCTGCCATCAATCTAGTATTATACTTAGTGGTAAAACCAAATGCATCCTCTAAAAGAAATTCATTAACACACAAG GTATCCAGGTTTTTGAAGTGCTGTATCTACTTTCTTATGTCATGTTTCTCCTTTCATGTAATTTTTGTTCTATATGGAGCACCAGTAATAGA gtTGGTGTTGGAAACTTTTTTATTTGCAGTTTTATTGTCTGCTTTTACTTCTGTACCTTGTCTATGTTTGTTAGGACCAAACATCAAAGCATGGCTAAGAGTTTTCAGTAGGAATGG AGTTACATCCATTTGGGAGAAAAGTCTTCAGATCACTACAATTTCTAGTTTTGTAGGAGCATGGCTTGGAGCATTTCCTATTCCACTGGATTGGGAAAGACCTTGGCAG TTTGAGTAG